One genomic segment of Choristoneura fumiferana chromosome Z, NRCan_CFum_1, whole genome shotgun sequence includes these proteins:
- the LOC141440777 gene encoding uncharacterized protein produces MEAKEASEQGTNDGAAQNAAELCRVGVRIPPFKEKPALWFAQLEAQFMLSNITSDTTKFYYTMAQLDPQYASEVEDIITNPPATNKYGKLKNELVKRLSATRERDIQQLLSHEELGDRKPSQLLRRMQHLAGPGVPEDLMRTMWTNRLPQNIQVILASQTKCTLEELAELADKVHDAIASAPQVAAVQPAVAPPTDPLVFQIAALSKQMEALTTRMDRMSREPRQSRPKNSNRSRSRSRHRQNSTRSNSNYRKFPTCWYHHKFGSQARCCVKPCDYTAGNA; encoded by the coding sequence ATGGAAGCCAAGGAAGCATCTGAACAAGGGACAAATGATGGCGCTGCGCAGAATGCCGCAGAGTTGTGTAGAGTAGGTGTGCGGATACCCCCATTCAAAGAAAAACCAGCACTATGGTTTGCCCAGCTGGAAGCCCAATTTATGCTGTCCAATATTACTTCGGACactaccaaattttattacacCATGGCCCAGCTGGATCCTCAATATGCGTCAGAAGTAGAGGACATAATAACGAACCCACCAGCTACGAATAAATACGGCAAGCTCAAAAACGAGCTGGTGAAACGTTTATCAGCCACACGGGAGCGAGATATTCAGCAGCTCTTGTCTCACGAGGAGTTGGGGGACAGGAAACCTTCCCAGTTGCTTCGTCGCATGCAGCATTTAGCCGGTCCTGGGGTACCTGAAGATCTGATGCGTACGATGTGGACCAACAGGCTTCCCCAGAACATCCAGGTCATCCTCGCGTCACAAACCAAGTGTACCTTGGAAGAATTGGCGGAATTGGCGGACAAGGTTCATGATGCCATTGCTTCTGCTCCACAAGTCGCAGCGGTACAACCAGCTGTAGCCCCTCCAACGGACCCGCTGGTCTTCCAGATCGCGGCACTCAGCAAGCAGATGGAGGCTTTGACCACCAGAATGGACAGAATGTCCCGGGAGCCCCGCCAGTCACGACCAAAGAATAGTAACCGAAGCCGAAGCCGAAGCCGACACCGCCAGAACTCAACGAGGTCAAACTCCAACTACCGCAAATTTCCCACCTGCTGGTACCATCACAAGTTTGGAAGCCAGGCGCGGTGCTGTGTGAAACCGTGTGACTATACAGCGGGAAATGCATAG